One segment of Rosa chinensis cultivar Old Blush chromosome 6, RchiOBHm-V2, whole genome shotgun sequence DNA contains the following:
- the LOC112172626 gene encoding uncharacterized protein LOC112172626 isoform X1 translates to MRDFPSCFGENGVQVADFSSSSSSRAAKTAHQNLVSCVYQCKLRGRLCLITVTWTKNLMGQGLSVEIDDAANFCLCKVDIKPWLFSKRKGCRNLEVDSSKIDIFWDLTNAKFGSGPEPLERFYLAVMFNQEMVLLLGDLKREGLGFKDPIHGSNAVFVAKREHIFGKKLYVAKAQFCDKGKTHDVTIECDTVGLNEPYLVICVDSKIVMKVKKLNWKFRGNHTILVDGLRIEVFWDVHNWLFGNSMGNAVFMFQTCLSNNADKLWSTGSTTSESVLDSSSVWTWSSSSSSRQLRESSNQLQGLGFSLVLHAWKNE, encoded by the coding sequence atgagGGACTTTCCTTCTTGTTTTGGTGAAAATGGTGTTCAAGTTGCTGATTTTTCATCGTCCTCATCATCAAGAGCTGCAAAAACTGCTCATCAAAACTTGGTCTCATGTGTTTATCAGTGTAAGTTGCGAGGCCGTTTGTGTTTGATTACAGTTACATGGACCAAGAATTTGATGGGTCAGGGCCTAAGCGTGGAGATTGATGATGCAGCCAATTTTTGCCTCTGTAAGGTGGATATAAAGCCATGGCTGTTCTCCAAGAGAAAAGGATGCAGAAATTTAGAGGTTGATTCTAGTAAAATTGACATCTTTTGGGATTTAACCAATGCTAAATTTGGTTCTGGGCCTGAGCCATTAGAGAGGTTTTACTTGGCTGTTATGTTCAACCAAGAAATGGTTCTTCTTCTTGGAGATTTGAAGAGAGAGGGTCTTGGTTTCAAAGACCCGATTCATGGTTCCAATGCTGTTTTTGTTGCTAAAAGGGAACACATTTTTGGGAAGAAACTTTATGTTGCAAAGGCTCAGTTTTGTGACAAGGGGAAAACACATGATGTCACAATTGAGTGTGACACTGTTGGGCTGAATGAGCCGTACCTTGTGATCTGTGTCGACAGTAAGATTGTGATGAAGGTGAAGAAGCTGAACTGGAAATTTAGGGGAAACCACACCATCTTGGTTGATGGGTTGAGGATTGAAGTGTTCTGGGATGTGCACAATTGGCTCTTTGGTAATTCTATGGGCAATGCAGTGTTCATGTTCCAAACTTGCCTCAGTAATAATGCTGATAAGCTATGGAGTACTGGTAGTACTACTAGTGAGTCGGTTTTGGATTCGTCTTCTGTGTGGACTTGGTCTTCGTCTTCCTCCTCTCGGCAATTAAGAGAGAGCAGCAACCAGTTACAGGGTCTTGGTTTCTCACTGGTTTTGCATGCTTGGAAGAATGAATAG
- the LOC112172626 gene encoding uncharacterized protein LOC112172626 isoform X2, with product MGQGLSVEIDDAANFCLCKVDIKPWLFSKRKGCRNLEVDSSKIDIFWDLTNAKFGSGPEPLERFYLAVMFNQEMVLLLGDLKREGLGFKDPIHGSNAVFVAKREHIFGKKLYVAKAQFCDKGKTHDVTIECDTVGLNEPYLVICVDSKIVMKVKKLNWKFRGNHTILVDGLRIEVFWDVHNWLFGNSMGNAVFMFQTCLSNNADKLWSTGSTTSESVLDSSSVWTWSSSSSSRQLRESSNQLQGLGFSLVLHAWKNE from the coding sequence ATGGGTCAGGGCCTAAGCGTGGAGATTGATGATGCAGCCAATTTTTGCCTCTGTAAGGTGGATATAAAGCCATGGCTGTTCTCCAAGAGAAAAGGATGCAGAAATTTAGAGGTTGATTCTAGTAAAATTGACATCTTTTGGGATTTAACCAATGCTAAATTTGGTTCTGGGCCTGAGCCATTAGAGAGGTTTTACTTGGCTGTTATGTTCAACCAAGAAATGGTTCTTCTTCTTGGAGATTTGAAGAGAGAGGGTCTTGGTTTCAAAGACCCGATTCATGGTTCCAATGCTGTTTTTGTTGCTAAAAGGGAACACATTTTTGGGAAGAAACTTTATGTTGCAAAGGCTCAGTTTTGTGACAAGGGGAAAACACATGATGTCACAATTGAGTGTGACACTGTTGGGCTGAATGAGCCGTACCTTGTGATCTGTGTCGACAGTAAGATTGTGATGAAGGTGAAGAAGCTGAACTGGAAATTTAGGGGAAACCACACCATCTTGGTTGATGGGTTGAGGATTGAAGTGTTCTGGGATGTGCACAATTGGCTCTTTGGTAATTCTATGGGCAATGCAGTGTTCATGTTCCAAACTTGCCTCAGTAATAATGCTGATAAGCTATGGAGTACTGGTAGTACTACTAGTGAGTCGGTTTTGGATTCGTCTTCTGTGTGGACTTGGTCTTCGTCTTCCTCCTCTCGGCAATTAAGAGAGAGCAGCAACCAGTTACAGGGTCTTGGTTTCTCACTGGTTTTGCATGCTTGGAAGAATGAATAG